TGGCACGTCAGTGTCATGGGGGAGCCTGACCCCACTGCATATCTAACTGAATCCATCTGCACTAAACACGCTCCCCAGCTGGTCTGCACATTCATTTCAGGAGGAATGACCTAGAATCCCAGGCTTAAAGgtgcatgtgcatgctaagtcgctcagttgtgtccgactctttgtgaccctgtaggctgtagccctccaggctcctccgcccatgggattctccacacgagaacacaggagtgggttgccatgccctcctccaggggaccatcctgacccagggatcaaacccatgtctcatatctcctgcattggcagacaggttctttaccactggtgccatctgggaagcctcaggGTACCTCCTTCATTGTCTTATTTCTCATCCTATAATATATTTCAGTGGTGGCCAAGATGTCATTTCCAATGTATACAATGGTGATGTTTTAAGGTACAATTTTTTTTATCAGTCATGTAACAGGATCCAGGGGCACCTAAACACAGTGGTGATGGGCTATCCAGCAACATTCAAAGAAACAACCTCCAAATAGACAGCTATGTTATGAtgtgagaaattaaaatttaaagaattaagaGTAATAGGCtgtacaaacacacaaacaactcTATCACAGAGACCTCATATCACTCCACTTATTAGAAACAGATGTCCATTCTACTTCTTCCCGTAGTATTTTGTCCTAATtctgtattaatatatttttgtgttcttctggactgcaaggaggtccaaccagtccattctgaaggagatcagccctgggatttctttggaaggaataatgctaaagctgaaactccagtattttggccacctcatgcgaagagttgactcattggaaaagactctgatgctgggagggattgggggcaggaggagaaggggacgagaggatgagatggctggatggcattactgacttgatggatgtgagtctgagtgaactccaggagttggtgatggacagggaggcctggcgtgctgcgactcatggggtcgcaaagagtcagacacgactgagcgacagaactgaactgacttacctTTCACACTGTTCTGtgtcagccacacacacacacacacacacacacacacacacacacacaaatggcctGTCAATATGAAATGGTTGGGGCTGACATCATCCTCCGTTATAGTCACATAATGGAGGCCAGTCACTCCAGATCAACCATGTGACTCAGGATGAAGTACGGAGTATGAATTGACCTGGAGGTTAACATGATAAAACCCTAGTAAAAACTTGggtgagggctttcctggtggctccatgTGTaaggaaccagcctgccaatgcaggagacaggggcttgccccctgatccaggaaaagcccacacgccacagaggaactaagcccatgcaccaccgctactgagcctgagctctagaccccgtgccctgcaacaagagaaagctgccacagtgagaagcctgcacgctgcggctagagagcagcccctgctcgccacagctaggtAAGTCTCAGCAGCAAAGACCGGGCACACCCTAAATAATACAGTAAAATAAGGactcggggacttccctggtggtccactggctaagactctggatTCTTCAGTGGGGGcgggcgggtttgatccctggtcagggaactagatcttacaCGCCAGCCCCTCGTGCTggaattaagacccagcacagtaaagcaaataaatattttttaaaaactcactctTCTGTACAGCTTTTTCTCCACTGAAACAACTGGCTGATATATAACCCTGTCTTCTGaagataaggaaatggaggcacactgtgacttgtccaaggccacaaAGCCAGGAAACTGGGATTTGAGTGCTAGAGGTCTGGTTCCAGAATCTGACCTCTTAGACAACTTTTCTATCTTGTCCCCTCCTGAACCAAGGAGCATCTCATTCACAGACAAGACTTAGCTGGACCCAAGCCCTCTGCTAGAATCCAACCAGGCATCTTCCAATCCAGGTCCCTTTGGGGGCTGAGAGAGGGTTCAGGGAAAGGATGTTGCTAAGTACTAAAGCTCTGATGGTGATGAAGTCATTTTCCTTCCTGCTTATCTAAGGGGCTGTTAGGAGATCTACATGAAGTCACCCAAACCAAGGCCAATGCTCAGCTAAAGGGCTGTTTTTGTCATCACACTCACCAGTCGGAGACACGGATCTCAATGTTTCCACTATCCAGGAGTTCCCGCCACAGACCCTCCTTCTCCAGGTCCAAAACCTGCTTCTGTTGACACCACCTAGGAAAGAGGGAGCAAGGCCAATGAGAACCAAACAAGTACTCGACAACCACCCTGACCCTTGGGAACCAGGGACATCACCTGTAGGAAGAGAGGAGCCGTCTCTGTCTATAGGCCGTCAGCGGGCCCACCCTCGCGTTTTCCTCTGCACCCCGGGCAGCCCCTGCGCTCGGCACCGTCTGGTTCAAGAATCCTtccattaaacaacaacaacaaaaaggttgGTGACCAAGTTCCCCGCCAGCCCACTCGCCCAGGTACaggcctctcctctttcccatGCCTGCCCCTTTCGCCTCCTCCCACGTGCTCCCACGAGGACCCTTTCCTGGGCTCCCCACCTAGGCCAGGAGAGCTCTGAGAGTTCCGGAGGAGGTTGCGACCTATGGGTCTGCGCTCGCAGAAGCGGCCCAGAATGCAGGGCCCGGGGGCGTCAGCAGGGGGCAGGCAGGTGCGGATGACGGGCCACAGGTCGGGGTGTTCCCAGGGCAGGATGCTCCGCCACAGGTCCCAGCAGTCCACCACGTCTCGCCAGCGCCGGCACACCGGGCGGCAGTGCCGAAGCAGCGTGCTTGGGGGCAGGTAGCTCAGCACCTCCTGGAGCAGCTCGTTAGGCAGTCGGTTCAGGTCCAGCACCTCCTTGGGTTCCGTGTCCGGAGTAGCAACACTGGCGGGCAGGCCCCCAGAGGCCCCCAGGTCGTCCTCGCCAGGCCAGGCTGCCGCTGCTGGAGACCCTGTGTCAAGACGTCAGAGTGTCCATGACCTCCAGCCTCCACCAGCCCCGCCCCTACCAGCCACACCCCAAGGCTGTCACTCCCCCAAACCCCATCAGCTGCCTCCCTATCTTCATCACCCCCAGCCCCGTCCTTGAGTCCCCAAACTCCCAAGCTGTCCTTGCCAGGCTCCCATCCCCTCCACTCTCCACCGTGTGCCCACAGCCGGCCCCCAACCAGTCCCCTCTGGGGCCGTGCAGCCCCGGAGCCCTACCCTGCATCTCACTCATTGCTCCTTGCAGGCAACCAAGCTTCAAGTACCCCCATCTCTACATCTGCCCTTTTTATTCTCTGGCCCCTCCTTTCTTCCTACCCAGCACCACCCTCCACCACCCACTCCCACTCCCTTTCTGATTCCACATTTtctgcctgcccctcccttctcactgtcctgcccctcctccctctgcctgtACTTACAAGCCTgcccctccctttcctccctgaGTGATCTCCAGAAAATCCCTCCATTGGGCTGTATTGGGACCTCAGGGTAGCTACTCAACTGAAGAAAAGccttggaggagggaggggttggCCGAAGTAGTCAGCCTTGTCATTGTCATCCCCACCAGTGACTGCTTGGAGTATCCCTAACCAGGCTGCAGGACCCTTggtgctgggcttccccagtggtccagtggttat
Above is a genomic segment from Ovis canadensis isolate MfBH-ARS-UI-01 breed Bighorn chromosome 14, ARS-UI_OviCan_v2, whole genome shotgun sequence containing:
- the LOC138419532 gene encoding F-box only protein 27-like, with protein sequence MSLPLEGSPAAAAWPGEDDLGASGGLPASVATPDTEPKEVLDLNRLPNELLQEVLSYLPPSTLLRHCRPVCRRWRDVVDCWDLWRSILPWEHPDLWPVIRTCLPPADAPGPCILGRFCERRPIGRNLLRNSQSSPGLGFLNQTVPSAGAARGAEENARVGPLTAYRQRRLLSSYRWCQQKQVLDLEKEGLWRELLDSGNIEIRVSDWWFDDRDADCLYRLIVQLLDANQAVLHHFSPLPFPSNQLGNDFFFEVNHVFYNLKKGVRFVSFEHWVRDFEFSHEQHGNYPLHSSMTVRVLFCIKSLNPKLDPAEKMREDVISSTRNFLIHVALPRVTPCILEKPDSLRRASIACQCTM